In the genome of Sphingomonas naphthae, one region contains:
- the lon gene encoding endopeptidase La, protein MSQTLPILPLRDIVVFPHMIVPLFVGRAKSVAALESAMAADKSIFLVSQLDPREDDPDIDAVYDLGVIATVLQLLKLPDGTVRVLVEGRQRASLKTMEEGEGFLTGEIELIEEQASDEAANSERTALMRSVVEQFENYAKLNKKASGDAAKQLGDIEDPSRLADQVAANIAIKVADKQALLVELDPAKRLEMVFAFMEGELGVLQVEKKIRSRVKRQMEKTQREYYLNEQLKAIQRELGRAEGEEGSDEIAELTQKIATTKLSKEARSKATAELKKLRGMAPMSAEATVVRNYLDVLLGLPWGKKSKVKKDIAAAQAVLDADHHGLEKVKDRIVEYLAVQARTNKLKGPILCLVGPPGVGKTSLGRSIAKATGREFVRQSLGGVRDEAEIRGHRRTYIGSLPGKIVTNLKKAGTSNPLFLLDEIDKLGQDFRGDPASALLEVLDPEQNGKFQDHYLEIDVDLSDVMFVTTANSLNLPQPLLDRMEIIRLEGYTEDEKVEIATTHLLPKQIEAHGLKAGEFSLAEDALRDLIRYYTREAGVRTLERELAKVARKSLRRILEGKAESVEVTAETLAEFSGVRKYRFGIGEEEDQIGAVTGLAWTEVGGELLTIEAVTVPGKGLVKTTGKLGEVMQESVQAAFSFVRARAPGYGIKPSLFARKDVHIHLPEGAVPKDGPSAGIGMVTTIVSTLTGIPVRRDVAMTGEVTLRGRVLPIGGLKEKLLAALRGGITTVLIPAENEKDLAEIPANVREGLKIIPVAHVDQVLELALAGPIAPIDWTEADELAAAPVALGSGAEATLRH, encoded by the coding sequence ATGTCCCAGACGCTGCCTATTCTTCCCCTGCGTGATATCGTCGTTTTCCCGCATATGATCGTGCCGCTGTTCGTCGGCCGCGCCAAATCGGTCGCCGCGCTCGAGAGCGCCATGGCCGCCGACAAGTCGATCTTCCTCGTCTCGCAGCTCGATCCGCGCGAGGACGATCCCGATATTGACGCGGTCTATGATCTCGGCGTGATCGCCACCGTGCTCCAGCTGCTCAAGCTGCCCGACGGCACGGTGCGCGTGCTGGTCGAGGGGCGCCAGCGCGCCTCGCTCAAGACGATGGAGGAAGGCGAGGGCTTCCTGACCGGCGAGATCGAGCTGATCGAGGAGCAGGCAAGCGACGAGGCCGCCAATTCGGAGCGGACCGCGCTGATGCGCTCGGTCGTCGAGCAGTTCGAGAATTACGCCAAGCTCAACAAGAAGGCCTCCGGTGACGCCGCCAAGCAGCTGGGCGACATCGAGGATCCCTCGCGCCTGGCCGATCAGGTCGCGGCCAACATCGCCATCAAGGTCGCCGACAAGCAGGCTCTGCTGGTCGAGCTCGATCCGGCCAAGCGGCTGGAGATGGTGTTCGCCTTCATGGAGGGCGAGCTGGGCGTGTTGCAGGTCGAGAAGAAGATCCGCAGCCGCGTGAAGCGGCAGATGGAGAAGACCCAGCGCGAATATTATCTCAACGAGCAGCTGAAGGCGATCCAGCGCGAGCTGGGCAGGGCCGAGGGCGAGGAGGGCAGCGACGAGATCGCCGAGCTGACCCAGAAGATCGCCACGACCAAGCTGTCGAAGGAAGCGCGTTCCAAGGCCACCGCCGAGCTGAAGAAGCTCAGGGGCATGGCGCCGATGTCCGCCGAGGCGACGGTGGTGCGCAACTATCTCGACGTGCTGCTCGGCCTGCCGTGGGGCAAGAAATCCAAGGTCAAGAAGGACATCGCCGCCGCGCAGGCGGTGCTGGACGCCGACCACCATGGGCTGGAAAAGGTCAAGGACCGCATCGTCGAATATCTCGCGGTGCAGGCGCGGACCAACAAGCTGAAGGGGCCGATCCTGTGCCTCGTCGGCCCGCCGGGTGTCGGCAAGACCTCGCTCGGCCGCAGCATCGCGAAAGCGACGGGGCGTGAGTTCGTGCGCCAGTCGCTGGGCGGCGTGCGCGACGAAGCGGAAATTCGCGGCCACCGCCGCACCTATATCGGCTCGCTGCCGGGCAAGATCGTGACCAATCTCAAGAAGGCGGGCACGTCCAACCCCCTGTTCCTGCTCGACGAGATCGACAAGCTGGGCCAGGATTTCCGCGGCGATCCGGCCTCGGCGCTGCTGGAGGTGCTGGACCCGGAGCAGAACGGCAAGTTCCAGGATCATTATCTGGAGATCGACGTCGATCTTTCGGATGTGATGTTCGTGACGACCGCCAACTCGTTGAATCTGCCGCAGCCCCTGCTCGACCGGATGGAGATCATCCGGCTGGAGGGTTATACCGAGGACGAGAAGGTCGAGATCGCGACGACGCATCTGCTGCCCAAGCAGATCGAGGCGCATGGGCTGAAGGCTGGCGAATTCTCGCTCGCCGAGGACGCGCTGCGCGACCTGATCCGCTATTACACGCGGGAGGCCGGCGTCCGCACGCTGGAGCGGGAACTGGCCAAGGTGGCGCGCAAGTCGCTGCGCCGCATCCTGGAGGGCAAGGCCGAGAGCGTGGAGGTTACCGCCGAGACGCTGGCCGAATTCTCCGGCGTGCGGAAATATCGCTTCGGCATCGGCGAGGAGGAGGACCAGATCGGCGCGGTCACCGGCCTCGCCTGGACCGAGGTGGGCGGCGAACTGCTGACGATCGAGGCGGTCACCGTGCCCGGCAAGGGGCTGGTCAAGACGACGGGCAAGCTGGGCGAGGTGATGCAGGAATCGGTGCAGGCCGCCTTCTCCTTCGTCCGCGCCCGCGCGCCGGGCTATGGCATCAAGCCCAGCCTGTTCGCCCGCAAGGACGTGCACATCCATTTGCCCGAAGGGGCGGTGCCCAAGGACGGGCCGTCGGCCGGCATCGGCATGGTCACCACGATCGTCTCGACCCTCACCGGCATCCCGGTGCGGCGCGATGTCGCCATGACCGGGGAGGTGACTCTCCGTGGGCGGGTGCTGCCGATCGGCGGCCTCAAGGAAAAACTGCTCGCGG
- the opgC gene encoding OpgC domain-containing protein — MVSETVTSPPAAVSAGPRASRDHAIDLLRGLALITITVNHLTGIVVRGGMKGMPFPTLSHYGFSSAAEIFFLLSGYLVGLVYLRHDRPTDLGRFGKAMLARAGKLYAYNLALFLLVLPLVWVSRKLAWITFYRYFLNGGMGSFGQFLIVYVQPFCLEILAAYMALMLLAPLFAWGLVRWPKTSLLVSIVVWAVSYHYSWLRLPGGTPAGDWLWNFSPGSWQLLFFCAMAAGRWRLLDTVRARVQANHWYFWGALAVLAVLTLMFLSEDWFRIHFYGQNKERLGALRVFHALVVCAVGLSAFWAWPRVQTMVPGRLISAIGSASLPCFVASVAISYAAGYLWLEYDPSHTAYLLLSGASIVALILFAQLRRVLLALRLRLPDLRAQPAI, encoded by the coding sequence GTGGTTTCCGAGACCGTAACCTCTCCCCCGGCGGCCGTTTCGGCCGGCCCGCGCGCCTCGCGTGATCACGCGATCGACCTGCTGCGCGGGCTCGCGCTCATCACCATCACGGTCAACCATCTGACCGGAATCGTGGTGCGCGGCGGCATGAAGGGGATGCCCTTCCCCACCCTCTCCCATTATGGCTTTTCCAGCGCGGCGGAGATTTTCTTTCTGCTCTCGGGCTACCTCGTCGGGCTGGTCTATCTGCGGCACGATCGGCCGACCGATCTCGGCCGGTTCGGCAAGGCGATGCTGGCGCGGGCGGGCAAGCTCTACGCCTATAATCTGGCGCTGTTCCTGCTGGTGCTGCCGCTGGTGTGGGTGTCGCGGAAACTCGCCTGGATCACCTTCTACCGCTATTTCCTGAATGGCGGGATGGGCAGTTTCGGCCAGTTCCTGATCGTCTACGTCCAGCCCTTCTGCCTCGAAATCCTCGCCGCCTATATGGCGCTGATGCTGCTGGCGCCGCTGTTCGCCTGGGGGCTGGTGCGCTGGCCCAAGACGTCGCTGCTCGTGTCGATCGTGGTGTGGGCCGTCTCCTACCATTATTCGTGGCTGCGGCTGCCGGGCGGCACGCCGGCGGGCGACTGGCTGTGGAATTTCAGCCCCGGATCCTGGCAATTGCTGTTCTTCTGCGCGATGGCGGCGGGGCGCTGGCGCCTGCTCGATACAGTGCGCGCGCGGGTGCAGGCCAATCACTGGTATTTCTGGGGCGCGCTGGCGGTACTGGCCGTGCTGACCTTGATGTTCCTGTCCGAAGACTGGTTCCGCATCCATTTCTATGGCCAGAACAAGGAGCGGCTCGGCGCACTGCGGGTGTTCCATGCGCTGGTCGTCTGCGCCGTGGGGCTGAGCGCCTTCTGGGCCTGGCCGCGCGTTCAGACCATGGTGCCGGGGCGGCTGATCTCGGCGATCGGCTCGGCCTCGCTCCCCTGCTTCGTGGCGAGCGTCGCGATCAGCTATGCGGCGGGCTATCTGTGGCTCGAATATGACCCCAGCCACACCGCCTATCTGCTGTTGAGCGGCGCTTCGATCGTAGCGCTGATCCTCTTCGCACAACTGCGCCGCGTCCTCCTGGCCCTGCGGCTGCGCCTGCCCGATCTGCGGGCGCAGCCGGCGATTTAG
- a CDS encoding phosphoribosylanthranilate isomerase has product MTRPTAKICGLSTAVTLDAAIAGGASHVGFVFFPKSPRDMPPEAAAALIQRTPRGVATVGVFVDPDDELIDRVVAAGIGALQLHGKESPERTAALAARTGLEIWKAVPVRTRADLNMAKSYRGAATRILYDAKVPEGAAIPGGLGLRFDWTLLDGFAHPLPWALSGGLDADNVAEAIGVTQARLVDVSSGVESAPGVKDVDKIARFLQSVARL; this is encoded by the coding sequence ATGACTCGCCCCACCGCCAAGATTTGCGGCCTCTCCACCGCCGTCACGCTCGACGCCGCCATCGCCGGCGGCGCGAGCCATGTCGGCTTCGTGTTCTTCCCGAAGAGCCCGCGCGACATGCCCCCCGAAGCCGCCGCCGCGCTGATCCAGCGCACGCCGCGCGGCGTCGCCACCGTCGGCGTGTTCGTCGATCCCGATGACGAACTGATCGACCGGGTCGTCGCCGCTGGCATCGGCGCGCTCCAGTTGCACGGCAAGGAAAGCCCAGAGCGCACCGCCGCCCTTGCCGCCCGCACCGGGCTGGAAATCTGGAAAGCCGTCCCCGTCCGCACCCGCGCCGATCTCAACATGGCGAAGAGCTATCGCGGTGCCGCGACCCGCATCCTCTACGACGCCAAGGTGCCCGAGGGCGCCGCCATCCCCGGCGGGCTCGGCCTCCGCTTCGACTGGACCCTGCTGGACGGTTTCGCCCATCCTTTGCCCTGGGCGCTGTCCGGCGGGCTCGATGCGGACAATGTCGCCGAGGCGATCGGCGTCACCCAGGCACGGCTCGTCGATGTATCCTCAGGGGTGGAGAGCGCGCCGGGCGTCAAGGATGTGGACAAGATCGCCCGCTTCCTTCAATCGGTCGCGCGTCTATGA
- the trpB gene encoding tryptophan synthase subunit beta has product MNAPNSFRAQPDDTGHFGQFGGRYVAETLMPLILDLEREYRAAQSDADFQDELDWLLNHYVGRPSPLYFAERLTEALRDAARAKGLEGKGPKIYLKRDELNHTGAHKINNCIGQILLARRMGKTRIIAETGAGQHGVATATVAARFGLPCVIFMGAKDVERQQPNVFRMKLLGAEVRAVESGSRTLKDAMNEALRDWVANVHDTFYIIGTAAGPHPYPELVRDFQSVIGKEARKQIMAAEGRLPDLLVAAIGGGSNAIGLFHPFLDDSEVAMLGVEAAGHGLDTDQHAASIAGGEPGVLHGNRTYLLQDEDGQITEAHSISAGLDYPGIGPEHSWLHESGRVDYESATDREALDAFQLLCRTEGIIPALEPSHAIAAVARKAMEMRSDQIIVANLCGRGDKDIFTVAAALGVSI; this is encoded by the coding sequence ATGAACGCTCCCAACTCCTTCCGCGCCCAGCCCGACGATACCGGGCATTTCGGGCAGTTCGGCGGCCGCTACGTCGCCGAGACGCTGATGCCGCTCATCCTCGATCTGGAGCGCGAATATCGCGCCGCCCAGTCGGATGCCGATTTCCAGGACGAGCTGGATTGGCTGCTCAACCATTATGTCGGCCGCCCCAGTCCGCTCTATTTCGCCGAGCGACTGACCGAGGCGCTGCGTGACGCCGCGCGCGCCAAGGGGCTGGAGGGCAAAGGCCCGAAGATCTACCTCAAGCGCGACGAGCTGAACCACACCGGCGCGCACAAGATCAACAATTGCATCGGCCAGATCCTGCTGGCCCGCCGCATGGGCAAGACGCGGATCATCGCCGAGACGGGCGCCGGCCAGCATGGCGTCGCCACCGCCACCGTCGCGGCGCGCTTCGGCCTGCCGTGCGTGATATTCATGGGCGCCAAGGACGTCGAGCGGCAGCAGCCGAACGTGTTCCGCATGAAGCTATTGGGCGCCGAGGTCCGCGCGGTCGAGAGCGGCTCGCGCACCCTGAAGGACGCCATGAACGAGGCGCTGCGCGACTGGGTCGCCAACGTCCACGACACGTTCTACATCATCGGCACCGCTGCCGGCCCGCACCCCTATCCCGAACTGGTCCGCGATTTCCAGTCGGTGATCGGCAAGGAAGCGCGCAAGCAGATCATGGCCGCCGAAGGGCGCCTGCCCGATCTGCTGGTGGCCGCGATCGGCGGCGGATCGAACGCGATCGGCCTGTTCCACCCCTTCCTCGACGACAGCGAAGTCGCGATGCTGGGCGTCGAGGCGGCCGGCCACGGGCTGGACACCGACCAGCACGCCGCCAGCATCGCCGGCGGTGAGCCCGGCGTCCTCCACGGCAACCGCACCTATCTGTTGCAGGACGAGGACGGCCAGATCACCGAGGCCCATTCGATCTCGGCCGGGCTCGACTATCCCGGCATCGGCCCCGAACATAGCTGGCTGCACGAGAGCGGCCGGGTCGACTACGAGAGCGCGACCGACCGGGAGGCGCTCGACGCTTTCCAGTTGCTCTGCCGCACCGAGGGCATCATTCCCGCGCTCGAACCTTCGCACGCCATCGCCGCCGTTGCCCGCAAGGCCATGGAAATGCGGAGCGACCAGATCATCGTCGCCAATCTGTGCGGGCGTGGTGACAAGGATATCTTCACCGTCGCCGCCGCTCTGGGGGTGTCGATATGA
- the trpA gene encoding tryptophan synthase subunit alpha, whose product MTRLTDTFARCAAEGRGALVTFVTGGDPTPAATPAILDALVAGGADVIELGMPFTDPMADGPAIELANLRSLAAGTRTADLLAIATAFRARHPQVPLVLMGYANPMVRRGPGWFAHAAAEAGVDGVICVDIPPEEDDALGAALRGAGVDMVRLATPTSDAERLKTIVNGASGFLYYVSVAGITGKQQAQQAAIEEAVTRLRDATDLPIAVGFGVRTPAQASAIARVANGVVVGSAIVEIVATAAAEGRDPAPAVQSFVSDLSAAVRGARQEMAA is encoded by the coding sequence ATGACCCGCCTGACCGATACGTTCGCGCGCTGCGCGGCCGAGGGGCGCGGCGCGCTCGTCACCTTCGTAACCGGCGGTGACCCCACCCCCGCCGCTACCCCGGCGATCCTCGACGCGCTGGTCGCGGGCGGCGCCGACGTGATCGAGCTGGGGATGCCCTTCACCGATCCGATGGCCGACGGCCCGGCGATCGAATTGGCCAACCTCCGCTCGCTCGCCGCCGGCACCCGCACCGCCGATCTGCTCGCCATCGCCACCGCCTTCCGCGCGCGCCATCCGCAGGTGCCGCTGGTGCTGATGGGCTATGCCAATCCGATGGTGCGGCGCGGGCCGGGCTGGTTCGCCCATGCCGCCGCCGAGGCTGGCGTGGACGGCGTGATCTGCGTCGATATCCCGCCCGAGGAGGATGACGCGCTCGGCGCCGCCCTGCGGGGCGCGGGGGTCGACATGGTCCGCCTCGCCACCCCGACCAGCGATGCCGAGCGGCTCAAGACGATCGTGAACGGCGCGTCGGGCTTCCTCTATTATGTCTCGGTCGCCGGCATCACCGGCAAGCAGCAGGCACAGCAGGCCGCGATCGAGGAGGCGGTCACCCGCCTGCGCGACGCGACCGATCTGCCCATCGCGGTGGGCTTCGGCGTCCGCACGCCGGCCCAGGCCTCGGCCATCGCCCGCGTGGCGAACGGCGTGGTGGTCGGATCGGCCATCGTCGAGATCGTCGCCACCGCCGCCGCCGAGGGCCGTGACCCCGCGCCGGCGGTGCAGAGCTTCGTCAGTGACTTGAGCGCCGCCGTTCGCGGCGCGCGGCAGGAGATGGCGGCATGA
- the accD gene encoding acetyl-CoA carboxylase, carboxyltransferase subunit beta → MSWLDRVRNALPFAPRRDVPDNLWQKCPSCGQMVFAKEWEENLSVCPKCGFHGRIGPDERFDQLFDGGIYTPLAPPEVREDPLKFRDSAKYVDRIRKARATTGDQDALINARGEIEGLKAVVGVQNFAFMGGSMGLAVGAAFVAGAEAAIADRCPYIIFTAAGGARMQEGILSLMQMPKTTVAIARLREAGLPYIVVMTDPTTGGVTASYAMLGDVQIAEPGALIGFAGQRVIESTIREKLPEGFQRAEYLLDHGMLDMVVHRAELRAELARLIGYLCPQSA, encoded by the coding sequence ATGAGCTGGCTCGATCGCGTCCGCAACGCGCTTCCCTTCGCGCCCCGGCGCGACGTGCCCGACAATCTCTGGCAGAAGTGCCCGAGCTGCGGCCAGATGGTGTTCGCCAAGGAGTGGGAGGAGAATCTCTCGGTCTGCCCGAAATGCGGCTTCCACGGCCGCATCGGCCCCGACGAGCGCTTCGACCAGCTCTTCGACGGCGGCATCTACACGCCGCTGGCCCCGCCCGAGGTGCGCGAGGATCCGCTCAAATTCCGCGATTCGGCGAAGTACGTCGATCGCATCAGGAAGGCGCGGGCCACCACCGGCGATCAGGACGCGCTCATCAACGCGCGCGGCGAGATCGAGGGGCTGAAGGCCGTCGTCGGCGTCCAGAATTTCGCCTTCATGGGCGGATCGATGGGCCTCGCCGTGGGTGCCGCCTTCGTCGCGGGCGCCGAGGCGGCGATCGCCGATCGGTGCCCCTACATCATCTTCACCGCCGCCGGCGGCGCGCGCATGCAGGAGGGTATCCTCTCCCTCATGCAGATGCCCAAGACCACCGTCGCCATCGCCCGCCTGCGCGAGGCCGGCCTGCCCTATATCGTCGTGATGACCGACCCCACGACCGGCGGCGTCACCGCCAGCTATGCGATGCTCGGCGACGTACAGATCGCCGAACCGGGCGCGCTGATCGGCTTCGCCGGCCAGCGGGTGATCGAATCCACCATTCGCGAGAAGCTGCCCGAGGGCTTTCAGCGGGCCGAATATCTGCTCGATCACGGCATGCTCGACATGGTCGTCCACCGCGCCGAGCTGCGCGCCGAACTGGCGCGGCTGATCGGCTATCTGTGCCCCCAATCCGCCTGA
- a CDS encoding bifunctional folylpolyglutamate synthase/dihydrofolate synthase, which yields MADHAVSSDPAVQAQLDRLATLSPGADILGLERITALLARVGDPHFRLPPVFHVAGTNGKGSTCAFLRAALEASGHTVHVFTSPHLVRFNERIRVAGRLIEDALLADLLREVLDAGADVGASFFEVTTAAAFLAFARIPADACVIEVGLGGRLDATNVIPAPVACGIAQLGIDHQAFLGDTIEQIAAEKAGIAKRGVPLLTQHYPRGQAEQIGRVVQDTGAPWMAKGGAWDATVLKGRLHYHDAAGELELPLPRLPGRHQAGNAALAVAMLRHQQALPIAPTAYRAAMGWAEWPARLQRLTTGALADRMPAGSELWLDGGHNPAAALAIADFLKSRGQKAALIVGILANKDPAGILAPIAPYATSIHAVPIPGHAHHDPDALIALARAHGFAGEAAADVPGALDRILAGEVPPMVLVMGSLYLAGRVLEANGTLPE from the coding sequence ATGGCGGACCATGCGGTCTCGTCCGATCCGGCGGTGCAGGCCCAGCTCGACCGGCTGGCGACGCTCTCACCGGGTGCCGACATCCTCGGACTGGAGCGGATCACGGCGCTGCTGGCGCGGGTCGGCGATCCGCACTTCCGCCTGCCGCCCGTGTTCCACGTCGCCGGCACCAACGGCAAGGGATCGACCTGCGCCTTCCTGCGCGCCGCGCTGGAGGCCTCCGGCCACACCGTCCATGTCTTCACCAGCCCGCATCTGGTGCGCTTCAACGAGCGGATCCGTGTCGCCGGGCGGCTGATCGAGGATGCGCTGCTCGCCGATCTACTGCGGGAGGTGCTGGATGCCGGCGCTGACGTCGGCGCCAGTTTCTTCGAGGTCACGACCGCCGCGGCCTTCCTCGCCTTCGCCCGCATCCCCGCCGACGCCTGCGTGATCGAGGTGGGGCTCGGTGGCCGGCTCGACGCGACCAACGTGATCCCCGCCCCCGTCGCCTGCGGCATCGCCCAGCTCGGCATCGATCATCAGGCTTTCCTGGGTGACACGATCGAGCAGATCGCCGCCGAGAAGGCCGGCATCGCCAAGCGCGGCGTGCCCCTCCTCACCCAGCATTATCCGCGCGGCCAAGCCGAGCAGATCGGCCGTGTCGTGCAGGATACGGGCGCCCCCTGGATGGCCAAGGGCGGCGCATGGGATGCGACGGTCCTGAAGGGCCGCCTCCACTATCATGACGCGGCCGGCGAGCTTGAGCTACCGCTGCCGCGCCTGCCCGGCCGCCATCAGGCCGGCAACGCCGCGCTGGCGGTGGCGATGCTGCGCCACCAGCAGGCGCTGCCGATCGCGCCGACCGCCTATCGCGCCGCGATGGGCTGGGCCGAATGGCCCGCCCGCCTCCAGCGCCTCACCACCGGCGCGCTGGCCGATCGGATGCCGGCGGGCTCGGAACTCTGGCTCGATGGCGGCCACAACCCCGCCGCCGCCCTCGCCATCGCCGATTTCCTGAAAAGTCGCGGGCAAAAGGCGGCGCTGATCGTCGGCATCCTCGCCAACAAGGATCCCGCCGGCATCCTCGCGCCGATCGCGCCTTACGCCACCAGCATCCACGCCGTCCCGATCCCCGGCCACGCCCATCACGATCCCGACGCGCTGATCGCGCTGGCCCGCGCGCATGGCTTTGCGGGCGAGGCGGCGGCGGACGTACCCGGGGCGCTCGACCGCATCCTCGCCGGAGAGGTGCCGCCGATGGTGCTGGTGATGGGCTCGCTCTACCTCGCGGGCCGCGTACTGGAAGCCAACGGGACGCTACCGGAGTAA
- a CDS encoding DUF6628 family protein has product MSDTPELTRLLPIAAPTCHNRRILLFAIRRIAAHGLDDAHAAHAMIGWFGLGFRRPLILLRALMAEMSRVSARKIVVAPCCCNRMTATEAGILSAVDGAVRDPQGAHDMLSELLGVKHCLGALGSAQALGQAFADLGHPFEQEELH; this is encoded by the coding sequence ATGTCGGACACGCCCGAACTCACCCGCCTGCTGCCGATCGCGGCGCCCACCTGTCACAACCGGCGCATCCTCCTCTTCGCGATCCGGCGGATCGCGGCGCATGGGCTGGACGATGCCCATGCCGCCCATGCGATGATCGGCTGGTTCGGGCTCGGCTTCCGCCGCCCGCTCATCCTGCTGCGCGCGCTCATGGCGGAAATGTCGCGGGTGTCGGCGCGCAAGATCGTGGTCGCGCCCTGCTGCTGCAACCGCATGACCGCGACCGAGGCGGGCATCCTCTCCGCCGTCGACGGCGCGGTGCGCGATCCGCAGGGCGCGCACGACATGCTCAGCGAATTGCTCGGCGTGAAGCATTGCCTCGGCGCGCTCGGCAGCGCGCAGGCGCTGGGCCAGGCGTTCGCCGATCTCGGTCACCCATTCGAGCAGGAAGAGTTGCACTGA
- a CDS encoding glycoside hydrolase family 130 protein has product MLDVIACPLRLQADPARVVVRPFHIAIDANVMPGKPGRVRRIVNAVLALSEAEADAELELVLRDFEARHWQTRNVFRTRYAAIANALKLDGDSLSEAHRQLIGAYFCHEYSYAAAALMNPSIVPHPDQSGLSDGAVRIAMSLRAVGEGHISSVAFREGIVGPGSVFELMSEPPFATAADSAAELENGAIEVHRNPDSSLSGTVLFPMTAAQSNGLEDLRLVQFTHDDGSMEYLGTYTAYNGSGIRSEMLRTKDFRSFQLAPMSGPAARNKGMALFPRKVGGDYLMIGRQDGENVFLIRSDRLDYWGEGQLLLEPRYPWEQVQLGNCGSPIELDEGWLLLTHGVGAMRKYSIGAVLLDKDDPSKVIGRMTQPLFSAADQDREGYVPNVVYTCGALKQDGMLFVPYGVADSSVAFAFVPIKDLVAAMV; this is encoded by the coding sequence TTGCTCGACGTCATAGCGTGTCCGCTGCGTTTGCAGGCTGATCCGGCACGGGTCGTGGTGCGGCCCTTCCATATCGCGATCGACGCCAACGTCATGCCGGGCAAGCCGGGCCGCGTGCGGCGGATCGTCAACGCCGTGCTGGCGCTGAGCGAGGCCGAGGCCGACGCAGAGCTGGAACTGGTGCTGCGCGACTTCGAGGCGCGCCACTGGCAGACGCGCAACGTCTTCCGCACGCGTTACGCGGCGATCGCCAATGCGCTGAAGCTGGACGGCGATTCGCTGTCGGAGGCGCATCGCCAGCTGATCGGCGCCTATTTCTGCCACGAATATAGCTATGCGGCGGCGGCGCTGATGAACCCGTCGATCGTGCCGCATCCCGACCAGTCGGGCCTGTCGGACGGCGCGGTGCGCATCGCCATGTCGCTGCGCGCGGTCGGCGAGGGGCATATCTCCTCGGTTGCCTTCCGCGAGGGCATCGTCGGGCCGGGGTCGGTGTTCGAGCTGATGTCCGAGCCGCCCTTCGCCACCGCCGCCGACAGCGCGGCCGAGCTGGAGAATGGCGCGATCGAGGTGCATCGCAACCCGGACAGCTCGCTGTCGGGCACGGTGCTGTTCCCGATGACGGCGGCGCAGAGCAATGGCCTGGAGGATCTCCGCCTCGTGCAGTTCACGCACGACGACGGCAGCATGGAATATCTAGGCACCTACACCGCCTATAACGGCTCGGGCATCCGATCCGAAATGCTGCGCACCAAGGATTTCCGCAGTTTCCAGCTGGCGCCGATGAGCGGGCCGGCGGCGCGCAACAAGGGCATGGCGCTGTTCCCGCGCAAGGTGGGCGGCGATTATCTGATGATCGGCCGGCAGGATGGCGAGAATGTCTTCCTGATCCGTTCGGATCGGCTCGATTATTGGGGCGAGGGCCAGCTGCTGCTGGAGCCGCGCTATCCGTGGGAGCAGGTGCAGCTCGGCAATTGCGGCTCGCCGATCGAGCTGGACGAGGGCTGGCTGCTGCTGACCCACGGTGTCGGCGCGATGCGCAAATATTCGATCGGCGCGGTGCTGCTCGACAAGGACGATCCCTCCAAGGTGATCGGCCGGATGACCCAGCCGCTCTTCTCGGCGGCGGATCAGGATCGCGAGGGTTATGTGCCCAACGTGGTCTATACGTGCGGCGCGCTGAAGCAGGATGGAATGCTGTTCGTGCCCTACGGCGTGGCGGACAGTTCGGTGGCCTTCGCCTTCGTGCCGATCAAGGATCTCGTCGCCGCGATGGTGTGA